One window of the Zymoseptoria tritici IPO323 chromosome 12, whole genome shotgun sequence genome contains the following:
- a CDS encoding hydrophobin-like protein (with four additional cysteine residues) translates to MKTFFALAASVATTFAAPGQWDAAAPKCTDGGQLHCCQATFTGAAAPVTLAADLACYDLTPAVLNCVITDAPIDPDFGCVGEYACCQVNELNPLLGLFCSKPPGDCRGREGGSPAYCTDVIDGRFGNCTDNDVKNNQGLLGIGDGLLGGGSK, encoded by the exons ATGAAGACATTCTTTGCCCTCGCTGCTTCTGTAGCAACAACTTTCGCTGCACCTGGCCAATGGGACGCGGCGGCACCCAAATGTACCGATGGAGGGCAATTACACTGCTGCCAAGCGACCTTCACGGGCGCAGCGGCTCCGGTGACACTCGCGGCCGACCTGGCATGCTACGATCTCACGCCGGCAGTGTTGAACTGCGTAATCA CCGACGCGCCAATCGACCCGGACTTCGGATGCGTCGGGGAGTATGCATGCTGCCAGGTCAACGAACTCAATCCACTCCTGGGATTATTCTGTTCCAAACCGCCGGGCGACtgcagaggaagagagggtgGAAGTCCGGCGTACTGCACAGATGTCATCGATGGCCGATTCGGCAACTGCACCGACAACGACGTCAAGAATAATCAGGGCTTGCTTGGCATTGGCGACGGCCTACTCGGAGGAGGTAGCAAATAA
- a CDS encoding uncharacterized protein (Predicted plasmatic integral protein; high homolgy with hypothetical proteins from many different fungi. Putative conserved fungal protein with unknown function) gives MKLLTLAIGLLTATALATPLITDAMIVQYPTYGRCDGEILHATTVHLPALLLECVSVAASFRNRRLAVTHHRRHLHPPSLCQHLPADSTSPLPTHHHTAAVMILRFLGSVIFLFSIVFTIPLAFDVGGRTCGLAFSLSLATFYFFLSTLRIATPDDSRWRRAAVNTIASAQVLVIPTLLIWSLNKFSVDSANDANWVSRAFANTTKSMDKNNATFDEWVFGRDGLLEQVLIGGWDKLLRYSTPVFQLVEGFCSLLVIQAAGQVTRYLVNNSDGGDTWMVGLLVPCGSIIASSCYFIYRMTTFPGLDTQDAILIGIAIASVFFLCVWGMGSGRGNVVESSLLFAYVTLCIYQIFTDYQPTHALPTAAIPDTAEFPPLPPILMASYTTILQALSSLPSTIHSAFGFMVAAVQTVTPSVIISLIYRLMVLYAAARIIPAVRESGARALSEDPSLEDSSEGVSTLMGLLSYFAPSILIAVYTSLLMQHFASAAADHPGEWWTSQGGEGGSDISRWANLAGTMALYAVELYLGKGHDDGLTSHWKMD, from the exons ATGAAGCTCCTCACTCTCGCCATTGGTCTCCTCACGGCCACAGCTCTGGCCACACCTCTCATCACCGATGCCATGATTGT CCAATATCCAACGTATGGAAG GTGCGACGGGGAAATCTTGCACGCGACCACCGTGCACCTCCCTGCTTTACTCTTGGAGTGTGTGAGTGTCGCTGCATC GTTCCGGAACAGGCGCCTCGCAGTCACTCACCACCGCCgacacctccatcctccctccctctgTCAACACCTACCAGCGGACTCCACCTCACCGCTACCGACACACCACCACACCGCCGCTGTCATgatcctccgcttcctcggcagcgtcatcttcctcttctccatcgtCTTCACcatccctctcgccttcgATGTCGGCGGACGAACATGCGGCCTGGCCTTCAGCTTGAGCCTCGCGACCTTTTACTTCTTCCTATCAACCCTTCGCATCGCAACTCCCGACGATTCACGATGGCGACGAGCTGCAGTCAACACCATCGCTTCGGCACAGGTCCTCGTCATACCAACCCTCCTCATCTGGTCCCTCAACAAATTCAGCGTCGACAGCGCCAATGACGCCAACTGGGTCTCACGTGCCTTCGCCAACACAACCAAGAGCATGGACAAGAATAATGCAACATTCGATGAGTGGGTGTTTGGACGAGACGGACTGCTGGAGCAGGTGTTGATTGGTGGATGGGATAAGCTACTGCGATATTCGACGCCCGTCTTTCAGCTCGTAGAAGGCTTCTGCAGCTTGTTGGTCATCCAAGCCGCTGGTCAAGTCACTCGCTATCTGGTCAACAATTCCGATGGAGGCGACACATGGATGGTTGGCTTGCTTGTCCCGTGCGGCAGCATTATTGCAAGCTCTTGCTACTTCATCTACCGTATGACCACCTTTCCCGGACTGGACACGCAGGATGCCATCCTCATTGGCATCGCCATTGCCAGCGTGTTCTTCCTCTGCGTTTGGGGCATGGGCAGCGGACGTGGAAACGTGGTGGAGAGctctctcctcttcgcctaTGTCACCCTCTGCATCTACCAGATCTTCACCGATTACCAGCCGACTCATGCTCTTCCGACCGCTGCGATCCCTGACACTGCCGAATTtccacctcttccgcctATCCTCATGGCCAGCTATACCACGATTCTGCAAGCGCTTTCCTCGCTGCCGAGCACCATTCACTCAGCCTTTGGCTTCATGGTTGCTGCCGTCCAGACGGTCACTCCTTCCGTCATCATCTCTCTGATCTACCGATTGATGGTACTGTACGCTGCAGCCCGCATCATCCCGGCCGTTCGCGAGTCCGGCGCTCGAGCTCTCTCCGAGGATCCATCGCTCGAAGATTCATCCGAAGGAGTGTCGACTTTGATGGGACTGCTGAGCTACTTTGCACCCAGCATCCTCATCGCGGTATACACAAGCCTACTCATGCAGCACTTTGCCAGCGCGGCGGCGGATCATCCAGGCGAATGGTGGACAAGTCAGGGCGGAGAAGGTGGCAGTGATATCTCACGGTGGGCGAACTTGGCTGGCACTATGGCATTGTATGCGGTCGAGTTGTACCTCGGCAAGGGACATGACGACGGCCTCACGAGTCACTGGAAGATGGACTGA